TTGTCTGCTATTTGAACGTTAAATCACTACTGGTAGATTTGACGCTAAGGTGTCACATGCTTTACAAAAGAAAATTTGTTTGTCAATCTGACACGCTCAACCCAACCCAAATTAATAATGTTATAggtattaaaacaaaaacaacataaacacacatgaataTCAAATATATACTGTGTACTGACACAAGCAACACTGTCATAACACCATAACATATTCTATTTACTTAAACAGTTTTTCTTCTtggttgttttgaaaatgtattagcatACAGTAAGTGCACACACACATCCCATGCCAACCCACATAATAATGGCATTTCTTTATTTGAGCAGGCAAGacatagaataaataaatattaagccCTGCCTGGATCctgcctccctcattattctgcatggatgcccaaaaagtcataaaaatggtccattgaCACAAGCAGCACTGTATGTCCCATAACAAATGTGAATTTATTGACTGAAACACTTATTAgtcagggggtattatctaggcaggacCATTTTTTACatctctgcctggattctacctccctcattctGCATGGTTGGCcaaaaagtcataaaaaataGGATTGTTGCATTGTcacactctatgtctcataacacttttggtTCTACTGACTTAAACACGTATATTATTCAGGGGAGTATTAtctaggcagggcaatttttacacctctacaTGGATTGTACCTAATTTTTCTGCATGGATTCTCAAAAAGACATAAAAATAGGTATGCAGCATTTTCACAAgaagcactctatgtctcataacacttttgattctttTGACTTAAACActtatattattcaggggggttaTATCTAGGCAGGGCAATGTTTACACCTCtacctagattctacctcccttattagtctgcatggatgctcaaaaagccATAAAAATAGGTATGTTGCATTGTCATAAGAAGCATTCTATGTCTCATAACTCCTTTGACTATTGACATAAACACTtactattcaggggggtattatctaggcagggccatttttacacctctgcctggattctacctcccttatTAGTCTGCATTGACGGTCAAAATGCCATAAAAATAGGTATGCTGCATTGGAAGCATGCTATGTCTCATATCTCATTTGATTCTATTGATTGTAACACTtactattcaggggggtattatattaaattaatatttaaattaatatggtggcaaaattatatttttgcctcCATCTCATGAGACACTTCATATAGATTTTGAAAAAAAAccctcttatatatatatatatatatatatatatatatatatatatatatatatatatacaagaggAATTGTTTTTTCAAACTCTGAAGTGTCTCATGAGATGGAGGCAAAATATGATTGAGACACTTCATACagattttgaaaaaaaacaatccctcttgtatatatatatatatatatatatatatatatatatatatatatatatatatatatatatataagagggTTTTTTTCAAAATCTATATGAAGTGTCTCATGAGATGgaggcaaaaatataattttgccaccatattaatttaaatattaatttaatataataccccctgaatagtAAGTGTTACAATCAATATAATTGAGACACTTCATacagattttgaaaaaaaaacaatccctcttgtatatatatatatatatatatatatatatatatatatatatatatatgtgaagtgTCTCATCAGCTGGAGGCACTATTGCCTTGAAAAGCTTTTCTTAAATAGATCTTGGCTAAATGGTTCTAGTAATAGCGTATTGATGTACTCATTAATTAATTTCCAACATTCTCTAAATTTGAAAtagattgattaaaaaaaaaagcattctgtGCATGCAAAGAGAGATAACAGCCCACCACAAGCAATCACGTTTGATGCTTTACCTTGATACTCTCTAACCTTCCCAAACAAGCTTAAATCCTCTTAGCTAGGACAATACTGTTATTGCAAAACAAGCACTGAAATATAGGACCAGAAAGATAATTAATTATGGCTCAAAGGGggtggggtcattgtttatttccCCTCCTCATCATAACATGTATTAAGTTCTGCAATATGATGACCAGAAGGTACGAGCCAATGAAaaagtgtttatgtttgtgctttcagGTTGAACCACATATGTTATTTCTTAAACAAAACAGATGATGCAAGAAATTAAAATCCTTTtctgtaaacaatatatatatatatatatatatatatatatatatatatatatatatatatatatatatatatatatatatatatacgcatatACACACATGGGGATATAAAGGGATGCAGTAATATAATATACAGGGGCAATTTTTATTGGATGaaatttgtcaacttatgcaaatacttttaagacagcaagatgctttttttgagtATCAAATTtgagataatgcttattcaaaataaccacttttggcacattttctgttaatttcaatcacatttggcatttcacaaCCTCTCAAGTATATCTATAATCAAATGAATATccattgttgttattgttattcttcATAACATCTCTACTCCCCCAACTTAAGATGTGTTTTATGGGGGCCTTCAGCCCCGGAAACAAGGTGACTTTGGTgacttgaaattattttttttgcctcAAAATAAATAAGATGATTTGAAGAATTCTGTGGTGTTTGCTTGGttggtgttttaaaataaaatcataagtgCCTTTTAGGGGGCCTTAAGCCCTGTTGTATACTAAAATGAGCATAccattttcaaagaaaataaaaaaaagaccaaTACTCTTATGTTTCAGCCTACTTACAGTATAATACAGTTTGTGTGACCAAACTTAACATACTCAGAGTACAAAATGTTCTCAGCTGTGGCTTGTTTTGAACAACTTGACAAGTGTTTGCATTTTGGTGACTTCATTTTCcctgtttcaaaataaatgaaagcaaATAAATACTTactaatgaaacaaaatattattttcttttccaaAACCAAACCAAAACCTCAAGACATGAGCATCTTgaaaaaaatgtctgtttttaatttaaaaacgtCATTCCACAATATTAATACTTTACATGATGTGACATAAAATGTAATCAATAGTAACATATATTAAGACTATGCTGTAAACAAAAATCTTGttggtttataaaaataaaaaaaaaacattgtacattttacagtttaaaacttgtaaaTTACATGACATGCTGGCACAGTAAAAAAACGTactgttaattttacagtaaacaaAAACGAAATTAACTTGATTAAcaacttctgaaactgtaaaaatctgtttttcactttataaggtattgttaatcactgtaaaaatgacagaagagcacatgatgacatgaagttcaccaatagtggctcttccaggagcaatgaccaatcaacgcgagacagtgctcagtgtcactcacacaaacacaaaacaccatcagggtaacacgtgaaattaaaataatggagtaaacattaactaaaccatatcaaatataacacagaataggctaccccagtgtacataactgatattaaaaataagaagaaacatattccaataaaatacaatgaaatattcCCATAAATTGTGGGAATGccttattattgtttttttactgtaattttaacaataaattactgtaaaaagtacacatACTCTCTTGTTATACACgatgtaatttttttaacattaattatacaggTAAATCATTCTTTATTTTACATCGAAATGTGTTgccttttcaaaaaataaaatacaaatctactgtataatttacagttaatacttgttaattaattaacttttttttcccTTGTAGCAGTTGTACAGTATTGTACCGTTCAAATTACAGAATTGTTTTTTCAGTGTATGGctacagtaaaaatgtacagtaaaaagtaaaaaatttacTACACTTTATTTGACAGGTTATTTAGCTGCATAAGAGTCAAAATGCACtgtaattattttgtgaaacCAATTCGTTTTTGTAGCTACACATCGTTATTGTAACTACAATAGTTTacttataaatacatataaaaaagaaataagaaagaaaaatttTAATGCGCTCGTGACAGtatttgtgatgtcataatgttttgtGTAAGGTCCAGTTGCTGAACTATACTAGTCATCTCCTTCAAGGCTCGAGCTTGCATCAGAATGTGGTTCTTTGCCAGGAGCAGCGTTGCGATCTTGGACAGTCTCACGCTTTGATTCGGTCTGTATGGAATGACAGCTCGCAGGTCGTCCAGTGCATCGTTCAGATCATGCATGCGCCTCCGTTCACGCGCATTGATCAGTAGCCGCAACGAGCTGGGCTTTTCGATTGTTCTTCTGTTCGTCATGGTGTTTACATGAAACCCATCTTCCAAACACTGAAAGATTGTCTTGTCCGTCTCCGGTGCTGTCTCTTCGATTATGTTGTGGCCCATGCGTAATTCTTCGGAGGTTTGCGTGGGAACTCCATCTGCGAGACTCTGGCCGTGGGGCATGCAGTTCATCGAAGCGCAGAAGAGCCGTCCACAGTCTTGGTCATCAACTGGCACTGCATTCTCTCTCCTGATGTTCATCCTATCAGCAAATATGATTGTATTCGTCCAACGTCCCTTGCCGCTCGAGTTTCTCGCATGTGGTAAACGCCTATTTGACCTGGCGAAACTGATCAAGGATTAAACTTCTGTCCAATCAAATCTGGGTCCGGCcccacaaaaatataaacaaacatgttttttgaCAAATAAGGGAGCTTTTTATGTTATAACAGTCAATCATGATGATTAATATTTTGTATGTCCTGTTTTTTTAATACTGCGCATTACAAACCATCATTTTGGAGTGaaaaagaaatgtgtgtgtgtgtgtgcgtgtaacattttattttctaacttctttctttctttctttatatgcCATTACATGTAATTTAGTATATGCCACGTGGTCGAATAGCTATTGcagataattttatatttttgaagGCTTCTGTCATATAAACTGACATTGTGAGAGATGGAAGAAACTAGCGGCATTGCCATTGGAAACTGGGTCATAAACTGCTG
This sequence is a window from Xyrauchen texanus isolate HMW12.3.18 chromosome 37, RBS_HiC_50CHRs, whole genome shotgun sequence. Protein-coding genes within it:
- the si:ch211-196c10.13 gene encoding class E basic helix-loop-helix protein 22 encodes the protein MNIRRENAVPVDDQDCGRLFCASMNCMPHGQSLADGVPTQTSEELRMGHNIIEETAPETDKTIFQCLEDGFHVNTMTNRRTIEKPSSLRLLINARERRRMHDLNDALDDLRAVIPYRPNQSVRLSKIATLLLAKNHILMQARALKEMTSIVQQLDLTQNIMTSQILSRAH